One window of Sinorhizobium numidicum genomic DNA carries:
- a CDS encoding DUF3606 domain-containing protein, whose protein sequence is MADDLQKRGRDSERVSVQDHEIDYLMRTTNAPRQKVLEAIREVGPDRKKVLLYLLKDSSS, encoded by the coding sequence ATGGCAGACGATCTGCAGAAGCGAGGGCGGGACAGCGAGCGCGTGTCTGTGCAGGACCACGAGATCGACTACTTGATGAGAACCACCAATGCGCCGAGGCAAAAGGTGCTGGAGGCCATTCGCGAGGTCGGTCCTGATCGCAAGAAGGTACTCCTATATCTCCTGAAAGACAGCAGCAGCTAA
- a CDS encoding HNH endonuclease, whose amino-acid sequence MRGALPPTRPSASRRVAPLVCGCYFAGMKTAIKRQLILKLFEKQGGKCCYCDQHVILSYRWRDQQRPDAATIEHLERLADGGTDHPSNIAMSCKKCNDGRQELDWLTYRSLKRGEIHEYPRANPVIRAAQ is encoded by the coding sequence ATGCGCGGCGCGCTGCCACCCACTAGGCCATCCGCTTCACGGCGGGTGGCCCCTTTGGTTTGTGGATGCTACTTTGCCGGGATGAAGACGGCTATCAAACGACAACTCATCCTAAAGCTCTTCGAAAAGCAGGGCGGCAAATGCTGTTACTGTGACCAGCACGTCATTCTGTCCTACCGCTGGCGCGATCAGCAGAGGCCAGATGCCGCCACGATCGAGCACCTAGAACGGCTAGCCGATGGCGGTACGGATCATCCTTCGAATATCGCCATGTCGTGCAAGAAGTGCAATGACGGTCGGCAAGAGCTTGATTGGTTGACCTACCGATCGCTCAAGCGAGGTGAGATCCACGAGTACCCCAGAGCGAATCCTGTCATAAGGGCAGCACAGTGA
- a CDS encoding helix-turn-helix transcriptional regulator, with product MSILKVSVRQVKAARAMLDWSQAELAERSGVSEPTIKRLEASDGELGGRTDTAQRIVGTLESAGVLFLDGPYSGDGGPGVRLRSVDRA from the coding sequence ATGTCAATACTAAAAGTATCAGTTCGGCAAGTTAAAGCTGCCAGAGCCATGCTCGACTGGTCTCAAGCCGAGCTAGCGGAGAGATCCGGCGTATCCGAGCCAACGATAAAGAGGCTTGAAGCCTCCGACGGGGAGCTAGGTGGGCGAACAGACACTGCCCAAAGGATAGTCGGCACACTCGAATCCGCCGGCGTGCTGTTCCTCGATGGCCCCTACTCCGGCGATGGCGGCCCCGGCGTCCGCCTTCGCTCAGTAGATCGCGCATGA
- a CDS encoding helix-turn-helix domain-containing protein gives MQPTIPLDAIYTATEAAERLRVTRRTIIKLGRDLGACSKISDEYLFSEKDLLDIWQAQRAMPTSSQGRAVNVKAFLSDLRLQRSLVSLTQKKRRRP, from the coding sequence ATGCAGCCAACGATTCCCCTTGATGCCATCTATACCGCCACGGAAGCTGCCGAGCGGCTGCGTGTGACGCGGCGGACGATCATCAAGCTTGGTCGCGATCTCGGCGCATGCTCGAAAATTAGTGACGAGTATCTATTCAGTGAGAAGGACCTGCTGGACATTTGGCAGGCGCAGCGGGCGATGCCGACTAGCTCCCAAGGGCGTGCGGTGAATGTGAAAGCCTTCCTGTCTGATCTGCGGCTTCAGCGATCCTTAGTGTCACTGACCCAGAAGAAACGACGCCGGCCATGA
- a CDS encoding AAA family ATPase, which translates to MTFKFSVPYQDGQKEFAVEPGNAIIFVGANGGGKTRLAVQIETNLGLDAHRISAHRALNLNPDVAKIGEKKARMGLRTGNASENADLRHRAPNRWGGQKGAVRLLDDFDFLLQVLFAEQANTSLKAYNQHKPGAGQTKEEFQLTKFDLLSDIWSRLLPHRVLHISGDDILVSLPTSDLKYNASEMSDGERAIFYMIGQTLVAEPNQVLIIDEPELHVHRSIMSKLWDELEAARPDCAFIFITHDLEFAAARAARKYVIRDYEPTPRWTIDEVPADTGFDEDLATLILGSRRPILFVEGGRSSLDLPLYRCCYPEWTVVPRSSCTEVIHAVVTMRANEELTRITCCGIVDADDYSDEDKKYLSELGIETLPVSEIENLVLLPTISRAIAEADGYRDAELEKRLGELAENIFQSIDSDEKIEAVAVRYAKRRIDRMLKKVDLSKAKTIEQLEDELTERIGELNIRTLAERLKHQIHEAIRNRDLPGLLAHYDNKGLMNLAATKLKSTRLTDFESWLTRTLRNKTAPNVVNAISNYLPKIIPS; encoded by the coding sequence ATGACCTTCAAATTCTCCGTTCCGTACCAGGATGGGCAGAAAGAATTTGCCGTTGAACCGGGAAACGCGATCATATTTGTGGGCGCCAATGGAGGCGGAAAGACCCGTTTGGCCGTTCAAATTGAGACTAACTTAGGTCTTGATGCGCACCGGATATCGGCTCATCGCGCGCTGAACTTGAATCCGGACGTAGCAAAAATCGGAGAGAAGAAGGCGAGGATGGGCCTTCGCACAGGCAATGCTAGCGAGAATGCAGATTTACGGCACAGAGCACCGAATCGTTGGGGTGGTCAAAAGGGTGCCGTGAGACTTCTGGATGACTTCGATTTTCTGCTTCAAGTGTTGTTTGCTGAGCAAGCAAATACCTCCCTCAAAGCGTACAACCAACACAAGCCGGGTGCAGGTCAAACCAAGGAAGAATTTCAGCTTACCAAGTTTGACTTGTTGTCAGACATTTGGTCTCGGCTGCTACCGCATCGAGTACTGCATATTTCTGGCGACGATATCCTAGTTTCATTGCCGACGTCTGACCTCAAGTACAATGCATCAGAAATGAGCGACGGTGAGCGTGCAATCTTCTACATGATTGGCCAGACGCTCGTGGCGGAGCCGAATCAAGTATTGATTATTGATGAACCCGAGCTCCACGTTCACCGCTCAATTATGTCCAAACTCTGGGATGAGTTGGAGGCTGCTCGGCCAGATTGCGCATTTATATTCATCACGCACGACCTTGAGTTTGCTGCTGCGCGCGCGGCGCGGAAATACGTGATCCGCGATTACGAACCCACTCCACGATGGACAATCGATGAGGTGCCGGCCGACACCGGCTTTGACGAAGATCTTGCAACCCTGATCTTGGGCAGTCGGAGGCCAATATTGTTCGTGGAGGGCGGCCGTTCCAGCCTCGATTTGCCATTGTATCGATGCTGCTACCCTGAATGGACTGTCGTACCTCGGTCATCCTGCACCGAGGTTATACACGCAGTGGTGACCATGCGAGCGAACGAAGAGCTAACCCGCATCACTTGCTGTGGTATCGTCGATGCCGATGATTACAGTGATGAAGATAAGAAATACCTGTCTGAGCTTGGAATAGAAACGCTTCCAGTTTCCGAAATAGAAAACCTGGTCCTTCTGCCAACGATCAGCCGTGCCATAGCGGAGGCGGATGGCTATCGCGATGCCGAATTGGAAAAGCGACTCGGTGAATTAGCTGAGAACATCTTCCAGAGCATCGACTCAGATGAAAAAATCGAAGCAGTTGCCGTTCGGTATGCAAAGCGGCGTATCGATAGAATGCTGAAGAAAGTCGATCTGAGCAAAGCAAAGACCATCGAACAGCTTGAGGATGAACTCACGGAGAGGATCGGAGAACTGAATATCCGGACTTTAGCTGAACGCTTGAAGCACCAAATTCACGAGGCTATCCGAAATCGTGATCTACCCGGGCTTCTTGCGCACTACGATAACAAGGGTTTGATGAACCTCGCCGCTACGAAGCTCAAGTCAACCCGGCTGACAGACTTCGAAAGCTGGCTCACTCGCACGCTTCGAAACAAGACCGCTCCAAACGTGGTGAACGCCATATCGAACTATCTGCCCAAGATCATCCCTTCGTGA
- the ligD gene encoding non-homologous end-joining DNA ligase — MARITTKTPRDAPPPDPMPDRVEPCLALLVDKPPRGPDWAFEVKWDGYRLAVHIEPNRIRIITRGGYDWRDRFPTIADDARRLAVNTAVIDGEAVVLDEKGRSDFGMLQRALGRLPSSYEAGAIVFYAFDLLYLDGRDLRRLPLRERRRLLQPLVAGQEGTIRFSEEVEADGEDFLRAACAHGIEGIIAKHRGKPYRSGRGDWWQKITCRRRDTFVIVGFEPSTVPGALGRLLLGARRGGDLVYVGGCGTGWSSELSRELRNLLEGMATKTPAVNLQRKGAVFTEPLLVAEVEYRAWTEDGKLRHPSFKGIRERADDATVFELD, encoded by the coding sequence ATGGCCAGAATAACCACGAAAACACCGCGTGACGCCCCTCCACCGGACCCGATGCCGGATCGTGTCGAGCCGTGCTTGGCGCTGCTAGTCGATAAGCCGCCTCGGGGACCGGATTGGGCCTTTGAGGTGAAGTGGGATGGCTACCGGCTTGCCGTCCATATCGAGCCGAACAGAATACGGATAATCACACGCGGCGGCTACGACTGGAGGGATCGCTTTCCGACGATCGCCGACGATGCGCGGCGGCTTGCCGTGAACACGGCGGTCATCGACGGCGAGGCCGTCGTGCTCGATGAGAAGGGGCGATCCGATTTCGGCATGCTGCAGCGCGCCCTTGGGCGTCTGCCATCGTCCTATGAAGCGGGCGCTATTGTCTTCTACGCGTTCGATCTCCTCTATCTCGATGGCCGCGACCTGCGCCGACTGCCGCTGCGAGAGCGTCGCCGGCTGCTGCAACCACTCGTCGCCGGCCAGGAAGGAACAATTCGGTTTTCTGAGGAAGTGGAGGCGGACGGCGAAGACTTCCTCCGCGCCGCCTGCGCGCATGGCATAGAAGGCATCATCGCCAAGCATCGGGGAAAGCCCTACCGCAGCGGTCGGGGCGACTGGTGGCAGAAGATCACCTGTAGGCGGCGCGACACCTTCGTGATCGTTGGCTTCGAGCCGTCGACCGTGCCCGGTGCGCTCGGCCGGCTCCTGCTGGGGGCGAGGAGAGGCGGCGATCTCGTCTATGTCGGCGGCTGCGGTACGGGTTGGTCAAGCGAACTGTCGCGCGAGCTGCGCAATTTGCTCGAAGGAATGGCGACGAAAACGCCGGCGGTGAACCTCCAGCGCAAGGGCGCCGTTTTCACCGAACCGTTGCTCGTCGCCGAGGTCGAATATCGCGCGTGGACGGAAGACGGAAAGCTGCGGCATCCGTCGTTCAAGGGGATCAGGGAACGGGCGGATGATGCGACTGTTTTTGAACTCGACTGA
- a CDS encoding SOS response-associated peptidase, translated as MCGRIYIKTNLDGLLREFSFAQRQGVEGLANQFPRYNGAPSLDYPIIIRDVIREPNLFGPVFVSARWGLIPRWIKGKPNRPPPVNARCEGISTSGMFKDAYRVRRCLIPIDGFFEWKDIYGTGKNKQPYAIAMKSGEPFALAGIWDTWRNPETDEDIRTFCVITCPPNEMMATIHDRMPVILQREDYARWLSPEPDPFDLMKPFPAELMTMWPIDRKVGSPKNDTPDILDPTEPVA; from the coding sequence ATGTGCGGACGTATCTATATCAAGACCAATCTGGACGGACTGTTGCGCGAGTTCTCTTTCGCGCAGCGCCAAGGCGTCGAAGGGCTGGCGAACCAGTTCCCGCGCTACAACGGCGCGCCATCGCTCGATTATCCGATCATCATCCGCGATGTGATCCGGGAGCCGAACCTCTTCGGCCCGGTCTTCGTCAGCGCCCGATGGGGCCTCATCCCACGCTGGATCAAGGGGAAACCCAACCGGCCGCCACCGGTCAACGCCCGCTGCGAGGGCATCTCAACCAGCGGCATGTTCAAGGACGCCTACCGCGTGCGGCGTTGTCTCATACCGATCGATGGTTTCTTCGAATGGAAGGACATCTATGGCACGGGCAAGAACAAGCAGCCCTACGCCATCGCCATGAAATCCGGTGAGCCGTTTGCGCTGGCCGGCATTTGGGACACCTGGCGCAACCCGGAGACGGATGAGGATATCCGCACCTTCTGCGTCATCACCTGCCCGCCGAACGAAATGATGGCGACAATCCACGACCGGATGCCAGTGATCCTGCAGCGCGAGGATTACGCGCGCTGGCTTTCGCCGGAGCCGGACCCGTTCGATCTGATGAAGCCGTTTCCGGCCGAGTTGATGACGATGTGGCCGATCGATCGGAAGGTCGGCTCGCCGAAGAACGACACGCCCGATATCCTCGATCCGACCGAACCTGTTGCATGA
- a CDS encoding DUF3606 domain-containing protein: protein MADNPKKKGRDRELVSEQEHEVAYLMRTAKVTRQKALQAIREAGPNRDKVMEYLGKK from the coding sequence ATGGCGGATAATCCGAAGAAGAAAGGCCGTGATCGCGAGCTGGTGTCCGAACAGGAGCACGAGGTGGCCTACCTCATGAGGACGGCGAAGGTGACGAGGCAGAAGGCTCTTCAAGCAATTCGCGAGGCCGGGCCGAACCGAGACAAGGTGATGGAATATCTCGGCAAGAAATAG
- a CDS encoding glycoside hydrolase family protein: MTITTTSPRGLAFMRGHEGNPLTCYLDPVGVATIGTGFTMRSASVRKALAALGITKLVPGKTKITAAQSDAIFAAVLAEEFEPAVVASSPKSRTQHQMDAAVSAIYNLGTGAMQWAWADLWRAGDIKGAAAYLGNHYNTAGGKRLPGLVRRRKEEADLFLSGRYASVGGAVKEATDKPPRKPDAVVKEAQEILTSKGFNPGAIDGWMGEKTRDAIIAYQKAHPHLEADGILGPATLSQLRRDAKALRDAATKGAGSAVGSGALAFAAGLPWGWIALGALALALGYVAYRNRDLIQRRWNTWRGKEAAV, encoded by the coding sequence ATGACCATCACCACCACGTCACCGCGTGGGCTTGCCTTCATGCGTGGCCACGAAGGAAACCCGCTGACCTGTTATCTGGATCCTGTCGGCGTTGCCACGATTGGCACTGGCTTCACGATGCGCAGTGCCTCGGTACGCAAGGCGCTCGCCGCTTTGGGCATCACCAAGCTCGTGCCAGGCAAAACGAAGATCACGGCCGCGCAGTCCGACGCCATCTTCGCCGCGGTGCTTGCTGAAGAATTCGAGCCTGCCGTCGTTGCGTCGTCGCCAAAGAGCCGCACGCAGCACCAGATGGACGCCGCTGTATCAGCAATCTACAACCTAGGCACTGGCGCGATGCAGTGGGCGTGGGCCGATCTTTGGCGTGCCGGCGACATCAAGGGTGCCGCAGCCTATCTCGGCAACCACTACAACACGGCTGGCGGCAAGAGGCTGCCGGGCCTTGTGCGGCGTCGAAAGGAAGAGGCCGACCTGTTCCTGAGCGGGCGCTACGCGTCCGTTGGCGGCGCAGTGAAGGAGGCGACCGACAAGCCGCCTCGCAAGCCCGACGCAGTCGTCAAGGAAGCGCAGGAAATTCTCACCAGCAAGGGCTTCAATCCTGGCGCCATCGACGGCTGGATGGGCGAGAAAACGCGCGACGCCATCATCGCGTACCAGAAGGCGCACCCGCACCTCGAAGCGGATGGCATTCTTGGGCCGGCAACTTTGAGCCAGCTACGGCGCGACGCAAAAGCGCTCCGCGATGCAGCGACCAAGGGCGCAGGCTCTGCCGTTGGCTCTGGCGCACTGGCGTTCGCTGCTGGCTTGCCGTGGGGGTGGATTGCGCTTGGCGCGCTGGCGCTGGCGCTCGGCTACGTGGCTTACCGAAATCGCGACCTTATCCAGCGCCGTTGGAACACCTGGCGCGGCAAGGAGGCTGCGGTCTAG
- a CDS encoding Ig-like domain-containing protein, with product MSFHHRMMLQRYGLGNTTSLYSTVLFDPIFTPIFTAVLGSGGFAIGATTITYASIASAIATTALSIGLQALLAQTPKPPKPEDGRSPLNQAIPFRTYAVGRTRLAGARMMCEAVGSNLYSVQAIAGHKIKSFNRFYLNDDEVTVVDNVVQALTTGGRYGAGSANVRLYTRLGVNPETPYAELVSALGADGIWTNNHRGDGQASLAMRAHNADAQDQQTAFPYGAPSPSVEIDGAVCWDFRDPAQSPTNQNTWTWTRNSAIICAWHLCFNEFGFGLDYTKALLPVIDLWKEEADICDELVPLNGGGTEKRYECNGWDTTENGPKSGLNAILSTCDGHLVARGDGARTLTVGKFRESRTATLSDADIVGHQVQYDVLFEDECNRLVPKFTYPATNYTSCDTDFFEDTAAQLSAGRVLTQEGSYEWCHQWRQARRLGKRDWLRLRQKVKGSLDVRLSGINAVYARWVRLETPNRLPRLDGKLIENRRSVLALTKGGFSMDFVEHPDGIDNWTPSTEEGQQPPVPPAVNASNIPTPVINLIQAKASNNSVYIRVVVIDPEEDSFIPVVRYRVADIGAGTPGAWIEQSFPDAAPSGGYINLNTNTVPVDQELEVQVAFKASNGKYSNWSVTEEVTSTADPTPPGAVTGASATGGVGTATFNWTAPNSGNYAGAKIYWNTVNNFATASYAGPPEYGASSSADSTARSFVAGTYFGWIVSINHSGIEGTAVATDSFTVT from the coding sequence ATGAGTTTCCATCACCGCATGATGCTGCAGCGCTACGGCCTCGGCAACACGACGTCGCTTTACAGTACGGTTCTATTCGACCCCATTTTCACGCCGATCTTTACCGCAGTGCTCGGATCTGGCGGCTTCGCCATAGGCGCGACAACGATCACTTATGCATCCATCGCGTCGGCCATCGCAACGACTGCATTGTCGATCGGACTGCAGGCGCTCCTGGCGCAAACGCCGAAGCCACCAAAGCCCGAAGACGGCAGGTCGCCACTCAATCAGGCAATCCCTTTCCGCACCTACGCAGTCGGCCGCACACGTCTGGCCGGCGCGCGCATGATGTGTGAAGCGGTAGGATCTAATCTCTATTCCGTGCAGGCCATTGCGGGCCACAAGATCAAGTCATTCAATCGTTTTTACCTCAACGATGACGAGGTTACGGTCGTTGATAACGTCGTGCAGGCGCTTACAACAGGCGGCAGGTACGGCGCAGGCTCGGCCAATGTGCGGCTGTACACTCGCCTCGGCGTCAATCCGGAAACGCCGTACGCCGAGCTCGTCTCGGCGTTGGGCGCAGATGGCATCTGGACCAACAACCATCGAGGAGACGGGCAAGCATCGCTTGCCATGCGGGCGCACAACGCGGACGCGCAGGACCAGCAGACAGCGTTTCCATACGGCGCACCGTCGCCATCAGTAGAGATTGATGGGGCAGTTTGCTGGGATTTCCGCGACCCAGCGCAGAGCCCAACGAACCAGAACACTTGGACGTGGACTCGCAACTCTGCGATCATTTGCGCTTGGCATCTCTGCTTCAACGAATTCGGCTTTGGCCTTGATTACACTAAGGCGCTGCTTCCGGTCATAGACTTATGGAAAGAGGAAGCAGACATCTGCGACGAGCTCGTGCCGCTCAATGGTGGCGGCACTGAGAAGCGATATGAGTGCAACGGCTGGGACACGACCGAGAACGGGCCGAAGTCGGGCCTGAACGCAATCCTGTCGACCTGCGACGGTCACTTGGTCGCACGCGGCGATGGAGCTCGCACCCTAACGGTCGGCAAGTTCCGCGAGAGCCGCACGGCCACGCTCTCTGATGCTGACATCGTCGGCCATCAGGTTCAATACGACGTGCTGTTCGAGGATGAGTGCAATCGGCTTGTGCCGAAATTCACCTATCCGGCCACAAACTACACAAGCTGCGACACCGACTTTTTCGAGGACACGGCCGCGCAATTAAGCGCGGGACGAGTTCTAACGCAGGAAGGCAGTTACGAGTGGTGCCACCAGTGGCGGCAAGCAAGACGACTCGGCAAACGAGATTGGCTTCGGTTGCGCCAGAAGGTTAAAGGCAGCCTTGATGTTCGCCTTTCCGGCATCAATGCGGTTTACGCACGGTGGGTCAGGCTGGAAACGCCAAACCGCCTCCCGCGATTGGACGGAAAGCTGATTGAGAATCGTCGTTCCGTGTTGGCCCTTACCAAGGGCGGGTTCTCGATGGATTTCGTTGAGCATCCAGACGGCATTGACAACTGGACGCCGTCCACGGAAGAGGGGCAGCAGCCTCCAGTTCCACCAGCGGTTAACGCGTCGAACATACCGACGCCAGTCATTAACCTCATTCAGGCCAAGGCAAGCAACAACTCGGTTTATATCCGAGTGGTTGTCATTGATCCGGAGGAGGACAGCTTTATCCCGGTAGTTCGCTACCGCGTTGCTGATATCGGCGCGGGAACTCCGGGAGCGTGGATTGAGCAGAGCTTTCCAGATGCGGCACCTTCCGGCGGCTACATCAACCTGAACACAAACACTGTTCCTGTTGATCAAGAGCTTGAGGTGCAGGTTGCGTTCAAAGCCTCCAACGGGAAGTACTCAAACTGGTCCGTCACGGAAGAAGTGACATCGACGGCTGACCCAACGCCGCCTGGCGCGGTTACCGGAGCATCGGCGACCGGTGGCGTAGGCACGGCAACGTTTAACTGGACTGCGCCGAATAGCGGCAATTATGCAGGCGCCAAGATCTACTGGAACACAGTCAATAACTTCGCCACGGCCAGCTACGCTGGGCCGCCGGAATACGGCGCGTCGTCAAGTGCGGATTCGACAGCAAGGTCGTTCGTTGCTGGCACTTATTTCGGCTGGATAGTGTCGATCAACCATTCCGGCATCGAGGGCACGGCCGTCGCGACGGATTCGTTCACGGTTACTTAA
- a CDS encoding DUF6950 family protein: MTLHEFLALPHRFRWGGMGGDDCTTFCGTWLQESIGIDPAEEYRGTYGTAKGAHDILERAGGVVAFAAAALEPQGFKRVQHPQHGDVGVVKAPAGLDGETKEICAIRFGPLWALLAPSGVVAKKLDHIAAWRAPGGDRKE; this comes from the coding sequence ATGACATTGCACGAATTTCTGGCCCTGCCGCACCGGTTTAGGTGGGGCGGGATGGGTGGCGATGACTGCACGACATTCTGCGGAACATGGCTGCAAGAGAGCATCGGGATAGACCCGGCAGAGGAATACCGCGGCACATACGGCACGGCTAAGGGCGCGCACGACATTCTTGAGCGCGCCGGGGGGGTTGTTGCGTTCGCCGCAGCAGCATTGGAGCCGCAAGGCTTCAAGCGCGTCCAGCACCCGCAACACGGCGACGTGGGCGTTGTGAAAGCGCCTGCAGGGTTGGATGGCGAGACCAAGGAAATCTGCGCAATTCGTTTTGGACCGCTTTGGGCACTGCTTGCGCCGTCTGGCGTTGTCGCCAAGAAACTGGACCATATTGCTGCGTGGCGCGCGCCTGGTGGAGATCGCAAAGAATGA